In the genome of Phycodurus eques isolate BA_2022a chromosome 11, UOR_Pequ_1.1, whole genome shotgun sequence, the window TAGAACTGTATTTTCTCAATGACATGACCCATGTTTTTAACCAAGACCTCTTCTCACTACTGAatgggaggaaaacaaaagcAACGGCAGAGTTGCTGTTTGTCTTTCTTGTTTACTCTCCATACACAACACTGTACTGTGCCAAAATTGTGTTCCTTGTTGAATTCACTGGCGAGAAAGCTCATGCAGCTTCTGAGGTGGACACGCTAACCAGGGTGAAGTGTAGGCTACTCAACTCAAACGTACTGCACTGGCACAAAAATGGCTATAGTAAATGTAATTAAAGCTACCTAGAGGcaccatcattttttttaagtccattTGATGTGAAACAAAGTGTGTTTAAGTGTCACGAAGCACGCAGGGCTTAATTGAGGCGTGGCCGTAATTAGAGGACGTAAGGAAGTTAAGGACTTACTTTGTCTTGCCAGTGCCAGCGCTTCATAGCTTCATGGTACCGTGTTCTTGTGAATGTCACCTGAacagggtgaaaaaaaataaatgatactgGTTATTTGGTTTTGGAATGACTATTGACTAATTAAGGGATTAAAGTGCATATAAAATTCCTCCTGTGTATTTTGTACTTGCCATCGTGTAAAGTGGGATTATAGTCTTTGGCATGAGAAAGTGGAGGATGTTATCGACATACTTTCGGAAAATGAACCATTTAGAGTTGACATGTGCTCGCATCTGCAAAACATAACAAGTTGGTGTGTAAATAAATCCCACAACCAGACTGAAATGTCAAGTAATTTGAATGAGTGAGGAATGAATAACTGagttcatttatatttattaaggTACCACctattgtcatttttaagaTCTGCGAAAAGAACAGACGCTGAGGCCTACTATTTACATTATGAGtgcatgaatttgaatgtgcaGATTGAtgatgaaatacaaaataagatgTGGCGTTTGATTCAGTTACTATTTACATTCGTCATTTGAATTTTACATCATTTGCAGTTTGTCTAGATCTGCATTGCATAAATTAGCATAAAGAGTCATTAGATTCATTAGAGTTCATCAGATCCACTTTGAAAACATCTGCTGTTTACTCTGATGACAACAGAATATTATTagatacaatatatttaaaaaatgaagttgCTTTGGATTCAATCTTTAGAGTGGctatatattttaatacataGTTGCACTCAAAGAGATGATTGTGTGTTGCCCTTCCATAAAGCTTGAAATTACAATACTTAGAGCCCAAGACAATATGACTTCAATATAAAAAGCTCATGAAAgagcaacaaaacaaattgcaattGGGTTAATGagttcagttttttattttgcaaggcCACAGGGCTATTATAGTGTAATGCACTGTGGTGTTGATCAAATATTAAATAGTGCAAGCTGGGATACACCCCGCAGGCTGCCTGGGATCCTTCACAGTAGAAGCGCTGCGACTAAATCTCTCAATATTCTCCCACCCCGTCCACCCTGTCACGACCTCTGTCCACCATTTGACATGGTAAAGTTTTACCATCTCTTTACTTGCTGCGCTGTTGCATTTTCAAGTATGAGGTCCTGCTGAACATATGACATAAACATGCATTACTTCGATGTAATTGTACATGGCCAGGTCTGCGATCGCGTGGTCATCTGGAACTCGCACTCTGGTGTACTCGGGCAGTACAGCACCTGTGTAAAAAGTAGCAGTAAAACACTTTCTTGGGACTGATTACACACCATTTTCCATATCACAAGCACTTACTTAAATCTTCATTGAACTGCTCCATTATTTCATCAAAGACAATGCAATCCTCAAATCCCTACAAAACATAAACGGATGAACAAATCTATATTTGCGTCGCTTTATTATATCCCCTTGCTATTACTTACAGCATTCATTCCCTGTCCATAGAAAGGCACAACTGCATGTGCCGCGTCGCCCATAAGGACACATTTGTCTCCAATGTGATATGGCGAGCATTTGACGGACACCATGGCCAGGGCAGGTAATCGAAAGTAATCCCTTTTGAGAACATCACTGGGAGAcgtaaatggggaaaaaatattattgGACTCGTTTGGCAATTTGTTTGGACAGCTACATCCTTGTAAACAGTGCACACATCACATGGGTTTTATGTGCTTTTTACTGCATTGTCATCCCATCTGAGTAAACTAAAGCAACTGTATGAGCCAGAGAGAGGAACTAAAGCACGCATTCAGTTGTTTGTTCCTCCGCGCTCCAATTGAAGCCAGTGCTGAGAGAAAGCCTGGAGCATTGGTAGAGCTTATACTACGTGCCCTCTGTCTGTCAGCCACAACGCTTCGACTTCAATTAAAACCGGGTGGCACAAAGACATGTAAGAGTCAGACTTCAATTTCACACTTCACAGAACGCGCTTGTCTGGATGGAGCTAATGAGATGGGAAATATTGTGAGGATGGCATTGCTTGGTGGGATgggaaaacaaaagtaaaaaaggaTGAAATGTTAATGTAAGGGAGGGAAGAGTGTGAAGAGGTGGAAGTGAGGAAGATGCTTACGCTCCTATTAATGGTATGGCGTCAGGAAAGTATTTTTCGAAAAACTCCATGACTTCATCTCCTGTGGTGATCTTCTCAAACTCTTCAAAGGGCATGAAGAGAGTGCAGGTAAAAGTCTTGTCCTATAAAGAATAAGAGATTCAGATGGATTTCCAATCTTTTCAGTCCAGAAGAGGTTTGTGAAATACTTGACAGTAGTAATTAGTAGTCGCTTTACTGTCTAGAAAGTTTGATTCTCTTCCAGGATGGATTTATACTGCAGGTTTAAATGCCTAACACCTGCTGGCGGttgagagttactgcaaacCTGTGGACTCGCACGCTAAGCTTTTTTAACcgaagataaatgtctgttttgatattttacgaactctgcagaagtattccaaatgtatgccttgatgtccgtgtcattgtgtcagctttacaggtccagctgcgagactttgagaactgttcgtcttgatttgaagccaaacagtacgaaatgtttTACTGAACAATAAGctgttgatttgccaagactaaagttttgaccatcattctatatgcttaatctatgagtaagagtacaaagttgggagtattttagattaatatatgatttttacacccATTTTTATGGCTAAATTGTAGACCAAAATTCAAGTCAATGGGCGTCTCTTAGACACAcctcctgggtatttaacctttgactccCGCCTCCTCTGGGCTTCTGTTCACTCTTGCTTCTTGGTTCCTGTCCTTCATGCTGAAAGTTACCTAAGCGCTGCCGCCCCTCCCCTCTCCCCTTCCCTTTTCTTTGTTCGAACACACGGTTCGGCCAACGCGAACCTGGGATGGAGACTTCGCTTCCTGGCCTACGTGGGTCACTGCTAGGCaatcagagcagctgctactaaaagtaccaggtacgcttccagcgTGAATGCTCAGAAGTTGCCAGTGGGTCcctgaaaaggcaggaagagaaacgGTCAAATTCCCCCACAGCCGCGTGAAGAACAACTTCCCTTTtcctttttccacctgtttttgttttatttttgtgcatcctttttcttcaactaaacctgcctCCGTTTCTCCTGAGACTACTGAGAAAGACCAACCCTGGGACCAACCTATACACACTCGTGGGTACAGCACTGCAATCGTTGCCAGAATGTACAAGATTTGTGCCTTATAATTTTAGGGAAAATACTATTGTCACACAAATCCCAattttcctctctctcgctGTGACTCAACTCATTAAGCGCGCAGATTTTTAATACAACCACACACGATGTCTTTCTCTCTTTTCGTATGCCTAGTTTCTTTCTATTACCATTATTCGTGTTTCCTTTTGTAATTAGAGCCCCctgtattgtttccctgtagttttccctttagatataattacattttctataaaattccacttcttgttgtattttgtgtgttttgagtttaatagtGAAACCGCTGTCATTGAGAACTCATATTTCATAAATGTAGCAGCCTTTGAGAAAACCGAGATTGATCGAGGTTTGTCGTTCCTTTTCCTAAATTTTCCACGTACAAAAAGAGACGTGGTTAAACGTTAAAtcaacaagatcccggatacaagcagccgaaatgagtttcctccgtagggtgtccgggctctcccttagagataaagctgaagaaggagtcctcctgggcctttttggcctgtgggactcctgaggcagctgatgggtaccggctggctaagcggaatgcagctttggtggtcgctgaagcaaaacctCTGGCATGGGAGGAATTCGCTGAGGTCATGGAGAGAGACTTCgcgactgaaagaacaagatcccggatacaagcggccaaaatgagtttcctccccagggtgtccgggctctcccttagagatagggtgagaagctcggtcatccgggaggatctcagagtagagccgctgctcctccacatcgagaggagccagatgaggtgggtggggcatctgattcggatgccgcCCGGACGCCTCACTGGTGAGAATGTCccaacgggaggagaccccgtggacgacccaggacacgctggagagactacgtctttcggctgggctgggaatgcctcgggatccccccggaagagctggataaagtggctggggagagggaagactgggcgtccctgctgaagctactgcccccacgacccgacctcggataagcggtagaaaatggatggatggatggatggatggataatacaaccccaattccaatgaagttgggacgttgtgttaaacttagaattttatggctgcaacacattccaaaaaagctgggacagggtcatgtttaccactgtgttacatcaccttttcttttaataacattcaataaatgtttgggaactgaggacattaattgttgaagctttgtaggtggaattctttcccattcttgcttgatgtacaccttcagctgttcaacagtccggggtctccgttgtcgtattatacgcttcataatgcgccacacattttcaatgggagacaggtctagactgcaggcaTGCCAATGCCTCTTTTAccatgaagccacgctgttgtaacacgtgcagaatgtgatttggcattgtcttgctaaaataagcaggggcgtccgtgaaaaagacgttgcttggatggcagcatatatttctcccatatatgtacctttcagcattaatggtgcctttacagatgtggaagttacccatgccattggcactaacacagacccataccatcacagatgctggcttttgaacgttgcgtccataacagtccggatggttcttttcctctttggcctggaggacacgacatccacaatttccaaattttccaaatttgaaatgtggactcgtcggaccatagaacacttttccggtttgcatcagtccgtcttagatgagctctggcccagagaagccggcggcgtttctgggtgttgttgataaatggcttttgttttgcatagtagagttttttGGAACgggttggagccataaaattctaagttaatgattatttgctaaaaacaatcaagttgatcaatttgtacatgaaatatcttgtctttgtagtgtattcaattaaatatgggttgaacatgatttctaaatcattgtattgtgtttttatttatgtttaacacttcatttgaattggggttgtatatataatataataataataataataataataatataatcacAGAACTTCACCTAGTGTAAGTAATGACTGTCATTGTCATAGCAGTTGTTGCCTTCAACGAAGTTGTGCTTGTAAGGACTGATTTTCACTGTCTCTGTTCCCATGGTATCAACAGCAGCAACGATGCATCTTGGGGTTGTTCTTACTCCAAAGACATTCTGGGTGCTAAGGACAGTGAGTGACAGCGCTGATGCACTTCTAAATTTGCTGCTTTAACCTCGTCGCACTTGAGACAGTAAAGGAGCGGTTGCTGACTCAGCCATGCAGAAAATCATTGCAGGATTATGAAGGACAGACAGGAGAGACAGAGAAAGgttttaatgggaaaaaaacagagtCGAAACAAGGCACCACAAGGTGCCAAGACATTTTGCAGTGTAAGATTCCCTTTTAGTAAGTCTGGAATGGCAAATGAGGCTAGTAATTAAATAACCAAGGGCATCAATGAGGGTCAATCATCACTTGAAAATTTCTGAACTGATTATGCTGCTTTTGTCAAGTGTATGCAAATAATGTGAagtaatgacattttaaatacatcatcatcattattgaggaaaaaacatgAATCCCACATACCAAGTTGGGGAGGGCAATCATCATGAACGTGTTCCTAGGCCAAATGTGGAGATAACTGGGCTTCATGGCAAACTGAGGATGGACATGCAGCTTGGATGAAAACATTTGTGGCTGAAAAATGACTGAAACATTTTTGCACTAGCAGCAGGACTGACTTCTCCATTGACAGGCGGCATGGTAAGCTCCATGTAGCCATGAGGGATATAAGTCTGACTGTAGTTAAAGCGGCTTTGACGAAGGAATTGCTTGCGAACAGTTGAAAAGGCTCCATCACAACCCACAATGAGGTCTGCTTCTATCTGTTTTCTGGATCCATCTGGCCTGAAGAGCACAGACAACCATAGAAACCATCACACACTCACATTAGTAACTTTATTATGTACACATGTAAAATTCAATGATTCAGCACAATATACTACCAAGAAATCTTCCGCAAAATCGATAACTCTGCTAAATATAAATTGACATACCTCTcagtataatactgtacagCTCTACAGCCTTGTAAACTAAAACCACGCATACCTCAAAACTATAATTAGATTGTACAGGTGCACATCTAcagaacatagctgggataggctccagcacacccgcgacccgagtgaggataagcggaacggaagatgaatgaatgaatgaatgtttaaatTGGAGGGTTTCCGAACATGAACTGCCCATTTAAGGTCACAACAGCATCAGAATTAGATTTAAATCAGGACTTTGACATGGCCACTCCAAATCCTTAATTTGGGTTTTCTTTTAGCCATTTTGAGGTAGACTTGCTGGTATGTTTCAGgttgttgtcctgctgcatAATCCGAAAACACTTGAAGTTGAGCATGAACTGATGACTGGACATTTATCAACAGGATTTTCTGGCacacaacaaaatgtattgttcCATCACAGCACATTGTCCAGGACCTGAAGAAGATAAGCAGCCCCGGACAATCAGTCTGCCACCATTACGTTTGACTGGaggcatgattttatttttttttaaaaacaaacaacaactgctGTGTTATTTGTACACCAGATGCAACTGAATGCACACCTTCTAAATAgttgaacttttgtctcgtcagtccACTGGATATTTCTACAAAGGTTTTAGGGATCAACGAGATTCTTGGAAAATATGAGATGAgcatttgttgtcttttttgtcagTATTGGTTTACGCATTGGAACTCTCCCAtggatgtaatttttttcccactgtcaTTCCTACAcctgagtcatgaacactgaccttaacttaGACCAGTGAGGCCTACAAATCATTGATGTTGTTCTGGGTTCCTTAGTGACCACCTGAACGAGTCGTCGTTGCCATACACATCAAATATAAATCAAACTCGCCTTGAATGGGTTGGCCTTGAGTGGGTATCccatattgcatgtgtcagacCTGCCCGGTAAGCTAATGCAAGTCAATGAACTGAACTTTATAAAGAGTCAACctacaaaatgcacaaaattaTTGCCTTCATTCacccatttacactcacactaACTGTATTTGGGGAAAAAGATAggcaccaaaaacaacaaatgtaacTTTTGATCTGATGGTATTTGTTATTTAcctatactgtatttcaatatttattatcaCAGTTACAATGTTACATACAGTGATACATGTCATTTTGTATGATTATTTCCTGTATATCCTAAACAAAAACTGTTTCCAGAATAAACATGCACACTAGTATGCAGCCATCTGAAAAGTTATTGGcccacttctcaaattcttatatttttgctctacagtggaacctcaataaaacCGACCCCGATATAATGAATTAAatggaccgtcgggactgaacaatgtgtccaaaagtacagtagtttccatttgtcacttaaaagtgCTGTTTACAAAGTCTGTCAggtccagaattggccgctgttgtttactggcgctgtggcgcagtacaggcagagaatgggactgacatatttccgggtcactgatatacaatatgacaagATCCTATTCCAAAAGATGTGCCTCCCATGCCtccatggcggccatgttgaatgtggggcattgacatgCTGGCCATGTGATGATAgttctatctattgtctattgtgtatacagcaagagagagagaaacacaagtctttggagtctgcaacatgctatttttggaaaagtaacattttttttatgtcaagccGTTCGtgtttggcaacagatttggaactaagAAGCACATTAATTCCTCGCGGCTTATGAAAGCGACTCagctatgatgagtactgtacgtcaacaatgtcgcCATGAACAAGCACACCAGTGTGCTAAGTttagataaaatgtgaaactttcaaacattttaaagctttttcaatatttatttacaaccccaattccaatgaagttgggacattgtgttaaacataaataaaaacagaatacaatacatgatttgcaaatcatgttcaaactatatttcatggaatacactacaaagataagatatgtaatgttcaaactgataaaccttattgtttttagaaaataatcattcacttcaaattttaatggctgcaacacgtttcaaaaaatgctgggacaggtggcaaaaaagactgagaaagttgagaaatgctcatcaaacacctgttcggaacatcccacagatgaacaggctatttgggaacaggtgggtgccatgattgggaataaaaggagcttccctaaattgcaCAGTCTtccacaagcaaagatggggcgagattcacctctttgtgaacaagtgcgggagaaaatagtcaaactgtttaaggacaatgctcctcaacgtacaattgcaaggaatttaaggatttcatcatctacggtgcaTAAAATTATCAaaggtttcagagaatctggagaaatcactgcatgtaagcggcaaggccgaaaaccaacatcgaatgcccgtgacctttgatccctcaggtggtatagcatcaaaaactgacatcaatgtggaaaggatatcaccatgggctcaagaacacttcagaaaaccaatgtcagtaaatacagttcggcgctacattcataagcgcaacttgaaactctacaatacaaagcaaaagccattgatcAATAAAACACCCTGAAActgccgctggcttctctgggcccgagttcatctaagatgtactgatgcaaagtggaaaagtgttctgtggtccgacgagtccacatttcaaattgtttttggaaattttggacgttgtgccctccgggccaaagaggaaaagaaccatccggactgttatggacgtaaagttcaaaagccagcatctgtgatggtatggggctgtgttagtgccaatggcatgggcacacatctgtgaagacacccttaatgctgaaaggtacatacaggttttggagaaacatatgatgccatccaagcaacgtctatttcatggacgtccctgcttatttcagcaagacaatgccaaaccacattctgcacgtgttacaacagcgtggcttcgtagtaaaagagtgcgggtactagactggcctgcatgTAGTCCAGACCTGCCAAGCGTCAACAaatagtgtcctcagttcccaaacgtttattgaatgttgttaaaagaaaaggtgatgtaacacagtggtaaacatgaccctgtcccagcttttttggaatgtgttgcagccataaaattctaagttaataattatttgctaaaaacaataacatttatcagtttgaacattaataccttgtctttgtagtgtattcaattaaatataggttgaacatgatttgcaaatcattgtattctgtttctatttatgtctaacacaatgtcccaacttcattggaattggggttgtaaatgtgTACGCATCTGGTCATGTGCTTGTACCCAAATATCTTCTGGAATACAAAGAATTACCTGATAAAGGTCATTAACCCTGATTCAGCACTCCAGTCCTgtagtttgtggtcaaagttcAGCTTTGTGTTTGCATATGTCTCGGCCTCTGTTggagcaaaatgttttttaagggaaaacaaaatatcaccactctgaaaacatttgaaatacaaaaaacaaactaaatttAAAGTCAGTAAAGTTTTCGGACATTCTCCAGCGGAAATGGAATTCCCCCCCTGCTGAGTCACTTGAggcttgtaaaaaaataaataaataaataattatttgtctGTTTTCATTGCAGGAGTCTGATTCATCCTGATAAGATCAAGTTTAATTAAAAGAGAGACCCATGCGGTCACACATTACCTCACAGTATGTCACttcattaaatgaaataaatctgtatttcactgatttaaaaaaaacaacacatacaCTTTAGAGTTTAATTCAAAGAGCTATAAAATTAATCAGGGATTTTGCTGTTAAAtcttgtactgtactttttcaGATATTGCTAGTATTTACTTGTATAATATTGGCAAATTATACATTCATAACTATTAGCAAACCAGGTACATTGTCAAAAGCGGGGAATAGTAGCAGTCTTATTTATCCTTTAAGGTGCAAGCTCACTATTgtacttttcatttatttttctattctgCTTTGCCTGCTCAGGGTCATGGGGAGGTTgaacctaccccagctgaccttggactggtcaccagtcaatcaccggCCAAAGATAgaaaaacactcacattcatacaaaCACTGATTGGGAACTGAACACTTGATGCCTGTACGGATGTCCGGCACGTGAACCacttacaccatcagtgactgaatAATATTCCCATAGACATCATTATTGAACtgcaatttatttgtttgtatgtcttaCATGGCCAAAATATTTGGACGCTGCCAGCTGTAAAAACATGGCAAACCATTGTATTATTTAGGGTGCAATTCTGTACATTTTGTTATCCAAAaagaattaatatttttttctgtagaacGTAGCATAAATTAGCCACCATAATAGAtgtttcccaagtgtttaacaGATTTTGCTTAATGCCACTTTGAATTTAAACGAAATTAATTTGGTCATTGTTATGACTGCAGTCTTGTCACATTCTCTGCTCAGTGATAATGCATTgagttattttttgttgtactATGAAAGGCCACAATGTTCTTACCTGTTAGCAGCTCTTTGTTCAGATTTGCTCGGTCTACTGACAGGATGAACTGAAGTGAAAACAATGTCTCATTATAGTGCAATTCTTCAGATACAGCTCCACAAATAGACATCATGCTGTTCATTGAAAATGGAAAACCAGATGCCTCTGGGGTTTGTGTGATGATAAGCCAGCAGTATTTGATGACAAATGAATATGCTAATAACACCATAATTAATCATTTAGATCATCATGTTgtgaatacaataaataatcacTGTATATGAAGAGGGCCACAGGATAATTTGAAAGAATAGTTATTTGCCTCAACTTCAAGGGGGTCTATATTTGAAGGTAATGTTTCACAGCAGTGCCCCAATATTGTTGGGAAGAGTAGACACAGTGACACTACTGTGGAGGCTCACCTGACCCTTTTTGCCATACGGAATGGGAGATTGCC includes:
- the LOC133410191 gene encoding kynurenine 3-monooxygenase encodes the protein MENSTDRPRKKKVVAVVGGGLVGALNACFFAKRGFDVHVFETRDDIRQAKIVKGRSINLALSHRGRQSLKHVGMEEKIVSKGIPMHARMIHSLNGGQSPIPYGKKGQFILSVDRANLNKELLTEAETYANTKLNFDHKLQDWSAESGLMTFIRPDGSRKQIEADLIVGCDGAFSTVRKQFLRQSRFNYSQTYIPHGYMELTMPPVNGEFAMKPSYLHIWPRNTFMMIALPNLDKTFTCTLFMPFEEFEKITTGDEVMEFFEKYFPDAIPLIGADVLKRDYFRLPALAMVSVKCSPYHIGDKCVLMGDAAHAVVPFYGQGMNAGFEDCIVFDEIMEQFNEDLSAVLPEYTRVRVPDDHAIADLAMYNYIEMRAHVNSKWFIFRKYVDNILHFLMPKTIIPLYTMVTFTRTRYHEAMKRWHWQDKVINRVLLFAATGAILGGTFLLIKNPPDINKLSIPTEKMWNKLAAFGTS